The Vespa velutina chromosome 4, iVesVel2.1, whole genome shotgun sequence genome has a window encoding:
- the LOC124948323 gene encoding protein RER1 isoform X1, with protein sequence MMENSSRKAQNKILKSKMMQDEDLGGPARRNVFVQTISRISQVHQRCLDLWTPHVTSRWIFAFLLLTVFVLRIFLSQGWYIVTYALGIYHLNLFIAFLTPKIDPAMDLDDIDGPELPTRANEEFRPFIRRLPEFKFWYSVTKSTVIAMICTFFDFFNIPVFWPILVMYFITLLCITMKRQIKHMIKYRYLPFTHGKPKYQNHENTSRLIPPN encoded by the exons ATGATGGAAAATTCTTCGAGAAAAGCACAGAATAAGATATTG aaaagtaaaatgatgCAAGATGAGGATCTCGGTGGTCCAGCCAGACGGAATGTTTTTGTCCAAACAATATCAAGAATATCACAG GTTCATCAACGATGTTTAGATTTGTGGACTCCACATGTTACATCAAGATGGATATTTGCTTTTTTGCTATTAACTGTTTTTGTTCTACGCATATTCCTTTCTCag GGATGGTATATTGTAACATATGCATTAGGAATTtatcatttgaatttattcatAGCATTCCTTACACCGAAGATCGATCCTGCAATGGATTTGGATG ATATTGATGGACCAGAGTTACCTACAAGAGCCAATGAAGAATTTAGGCCATTTATAAGAAGATTGCCTGAATTTAAATTTTGGTACTCTGTGACAAAATCTACAGTTATTGCTATGATATGTActttctttgatttctttaatataccAGTATTTTGGCCGATATTAGTTATGTATTTCATAACATTGCTCTGTATTACAATGAAGCGTCAAATTAAG caTATGATCAAGTACAGATATTTGCCTTTTACTCATGGAAAACCAAAATATCAAAATCATGAGAATACTTCAAGGTTAATACCACCAAActga
- the LOC124948323 gene encoding protein RER1 isoform X2, producing the protein MMQDEDLGGPARRNVFVQTISRISQVHQRCLDLWTPHVTSRWIFAFLLLTVFVLRIFLSQGWYIVTYALGIYHLNLFIAFLTPKIDPAMDLDDIDGPELPTRANEEFRPFIRRLPEFKFWYSVTKSTVIAMICTFFDFFNIPVFWPILVMYFITLLCITMKRQIKHMIKYRYLPFTHGKPKYQNHENTSRLIPPN; encoded by the exons atgatgCAAGATGAGGATCTCGGTGGTCCAGCCAGACGGAATGTTTTTGTCCAAACAATATCAAGAATATCACAG GTTCATCAACGATGTTTAGATTTGTGGACTCCACATGTTACATCAAGATGGATATTTGCTTTTTTGCTATTAACTGTTTTTGTTCTACGCATATTCCTTTCTCag GGATGGTATATTGTAACATATGCATTAGGAATTtatcatttgaatttattcatAGCATTCCTTACACCGAAGATCGATCCTGCAATGGATTTGGATG ATATTGATGGACCAGAGTTACCTACAAGAGCCAATGAAGAATTTAGGCCATTTATAAGAAGATTGCCTGAATTTAAATTTTGGTACTCTGTGACAAAATCTACAGTTATTGCTATGATATGTActttctttgatttctttaatataccAGTATTTTGGCCGATATTAGTTATGTATTTCATAACATTGCTCTGTATTACAATGAAGCGTCAAATTAAG caTATGATCAAGTACAGATATTTGCCTTTTACTCATGGAAAACCAAAATATCAAAATCATGAGAATACTTCAAGGTTAATACCACCAAActga